One window from the genome of Eucalyptus grandis isolate ANBG69807.140 chromosome 7, ASM1654582v1, whole genome shotgun sequence encodes:
- the LOC104454638 gene encoding pentatricopeptide repeat-containing protein At3g53170 has protein sequence MRPFSLDTAGLRFSSHVSTTPTTRSTKFRTELPSTHDPPFVLCQASKQSSSSDSLGLRRRTQKDLSLMLRAESAIKEIERKAGSKKYRNLWPKAVLEALDEAIRENRYESALKIFSLLRKQQWYEPRCQTYAKLLMMLGKCRQPEQAGLLFELMRAEGLRPTLDVFTALVSAYGHSGRIDEAFAALEAMKSVSDCKPDVYTYSILVDCCMKFHQFDLIEQILSEMSYLGISCSTVTYNTIVNGYGKAKMFEQMEKSLMDMIDSGFCLPDVFTLNSVIGAYGKSGQIDEMERWYEEFQLMGIRPDIVTFNTLIRSYGKAGLHEKMSSVFDHMEKRFFSPTIVTYNVIIDIYGKAGEVEKMEGYFKKMKHQGMKPTSVTYCSLVSAYSKSGLIMKVDSILRQVINSDVVLDAPFFNCIISAYGQAGDIEKMRELFLLMKERKCLPDTINYDTMIQTYNALGMTDVAEELENNIIRTKNPPGLKLIGC, from the exons ATGCGACCTTTCTCCTTAGACACCGCTGGCCTGCGCTTCTCATCCCACGTTTCCACAACCCCCACCACTCGTTCGACGAAATTCCGCACTGAGCTTCCCAGCACTCACGACCCACCATTCGTACTTTGTCAGGCATCCAAACAGAGCTCGTCATCGGATAGCCTGGGCCTGCGGAGGAGAACCCAGAAGGATCTTTCCTTGATGCTGAGAGCAGAGTCCGCTATCAAGGAGATCGAGAGGAAGGCCGGCTCCAAGAAGTACAGAAACTTGTGGCCTAAAGCCGTGCTGGAGGCCCTGGATGAGGCTATTAGAGAAAACCGTTACGAGTCTGCTCTTAAG ATATTCAGCCTTCTTCGTAAGCAGCAGTGGTATGAGCCGAGATGCCAAACGTACGCAAAGCTTCTGATGATGCTTGGCAAGTGCAGGCAGCCTGAGCAGGCAGGTTTGCTTTTCGAGCTTATGCGGGCGGAAGGGCTCAGACCTACTCTAGATGTTTTCACGGCTCTAGTCAGTGCTTACGGTCATAGTGGCCGAATTGATGAGGCATTTGCTGCTCTAGAAGCAATGAAGTCTGTCTCAGATTGCAAGCCTGACGTGTACACGTACTCTATTCTTGTCGATTGTTGCATGAAGTTCCATCAGTTTGATCTGATTGAACAAATACTTTCTGAGATGTCATATCTGGGAATAAGTTGCAGCACTGTCACATACAATACTATAGTTAATGGATATGGCAAGGCTAAAATGTTTGAGCAGATGGAGAAGTCATTGATGGACATGATTGACAGTGGATTCTGTCTTCCTGATGTTTTTACGCTAAATTCGGTCATAGGGGCCTATGGGAAGAGTGGGCAGATTGATGAGATGGAAAGGTGGTATGAGGAATTTCAACTCATGGGTATAAGGCCTGATATCGTTACATTCAATACCCTCATTAGATCATATGGAAAGGCAGGGCTTCATGAGAAGATGAGTTCTGTTTTTGATCATATGGAAAAAAGGTTCTTTTCCCCTACAATTGTAACCTATAATGTAATTATTGACATCTATGGAAAAGCTGGCGAGGTGGAAAAGATGGAAGGATACTTCAAGAAAATGAAGCATCAAGGAATGAAGCCTACCTCTGTCACTTACTGCTCTCTAGTTAGTGCATACAGTAAATCTGGACTGATCATGAAGGTGGATTCGATCTTGAGGCAAGTCATTAATTCTGATGTGGTGCTGGATGCTCCTTTCTTCAACTGCATCATTAGTGCATATGGTCAGGCTGGCGACATTGAAAAGATGAGGGAATTGTTCTTGTTGATGAAGGAGAGAAAATGCTTACCCGATACTATCAACTACGACACCATGATTCAAACATACAATGCCCTGGGCATGACTGATGTTGCTGAAGAATTGGAGAACAACATAATAAGAACCAAGAATCCTCCAG GCTTGAAGTTGATTGGATGCTAG